Proteins encoded together in one Marispirochaeta sp. window:
- a CDS encoding XRE family transcriptional regulator, whose protein sequence is MNTDILSSNIKRYRSKKKLTQQDLSELSGVSLPAIKNIERKKGLPRTNTLLAISKALDCRLQDLVKPIGELSAVRFRARSKMNRREQILAQVSKWLNDFAYLEVLLSDKEEYKLHILAGTSGKLSPIQYAEEARKIIGLKSDEPIHDICGLLERCDIKILALPYSSDAFNGLSVGEDDKGPAIIINTWERISIERQIFSTAHELGHLLMHLSDYDGKARSENKTQEKEADLFAGYFLMPEQGFNSEWEEAAGMPFVERVMKIKSIFKVSCKTVLYRLKQKGIVDDMIWLRFQQLYEAKYNKKLSFKKEPFPEGSEPFGLKPFDFYADRLSRLVRRAVEEEKISISRAAEILNLSTEQMMERVAEWEDFG, encoded by the coding sequence ATGAATACTGATATCCTCTCATCCAACATTAAGCGCTACAGAAGCAAGAAGAAGCTTACCCAGCAAGATCTCTCCGAGCTGTCTGGAGTCTCCCTTCCAGCTATCAAGAATATTGAAAGGAAGAAGGGACTCCCAAGGACCAATACCCTGCTGGCCATAAGTAAGGCCCTGGATTGTCGGCTCCAGGATCTTGTTAAGCCCATCGGAGAACTCTCCGCCGTACGTTTCCGGGCAAGAAGCAAGATGAACAGGCGAGAGCAGATCCTGGCCCAGGTCTCCAAATGGCTGAATGACTTCGCCTACCTTGAAGTGCTGCTGTCGGATAAAGAAGAATATAAACTCCACATACTTGCAGGGACCTCAGGAAAACTATCTCCTATCCAGTACGCAGAAGAAGCGAGAAAGATTATAGGACTGAAATCTGATGAGCCTATTCATGATATCTGCGGCCTGCTGGAGCGCTGTGACATCAAGATCCTGGCCCTTCCCTACTCCTCGGACGCCTTCAATGGATTATCCGTTGGTGAGGACGATAAGGGTCCGGCCATAATCATCAATACCTGGGAACGGATCAGTATCGAGCGACAGATATTCAGTACTGCTCACGAGCTCGGGCATCTCCTGATGCACCTGTCGGATTACGATGGGAAGGCACGCTCTGAGAACAAAACCCAGGAGAAGGAAGCGGACCTCTTTGCCGGTTACTTCCTCATGCCAGAGCAGGGCTTTAACTCCGAGTGGGAAGAAGCTGCAGGTATGCCCTTCGTAGAACGGGTTATGAAGATCAAGAGCATCTTCAAGGTGAGCTGCAAGACCGTCCTCTACCGCCTTAAGCAGAAAGGGATTGTAGATGACATGATTTGGCTTCGCTTCCAGCAGCTCTATGAAGCCAAGTACAACAAGAAGCTGTCCTTTAAAAAGGAACCCTTCCCGGAGGGATCGGAACCCTTCGGACTAAAGCCATTCGATTTCTATGCTGACCGCCTGAGCCGCCTCGTCAGGAGAGCCGTAGAGGAGGAGAAGATTTCCATCTCCCGGGCGGCCGAGATCCTTAACTTATCCACCGAGCAAATGATGGAACGGGTTGCCGAGTGGGAGGATTTTGGGTGA
- a CDS encoding DUF87 domain-containing protein, protein MSFIRRLISLIIITALLLLICYVFEGGLPNISERLGAWFMVAAAYLILALLTTPFFERPVDVTANSIAILLLLTQMETAVPESYIYVFNYARQISLWYVMGILFLSVIATITNRNGNLKNLNRVVYRLSIRLGSASLLYVLAMFFALAPLYFSNLGYALSILGLWVLICFASPIEQIVDIVTELIGRNRTIHRALMEPIGEVRLFHNPGIAIARISDSQFLNPGDSLVVTDSKGCAWEGIPLATADLTTERWIYILIQDAISTPTNESLLGESIYKGWMKRDTITKESLLGFVIDQSNLEAVKFHHTGSIDSVSDGLMIEAEVGSSRILYQVTGAETSYDQLDDKSTLGFTKVTARKIGEWFEKEQRFRMRKWLPSMYSPVYRWDDKSGEFQFNSIGYVPNTSFYISADPLRLVTHNTAVLGILGSGKSFLTFELISRMIIAGIKVICFDITNQYAGYLSDFYAPDIDDATDQSIQDQTSRVNTNVERTVEDGGGTKTFIRAVKEHVEEFLQSERCLRIVNPEFFEVMKQDSRPFNDEASFVSMSAPEVVSVFTESVLGCINTEMTDRAKVCVIFEEAHSLIPEFHSIAQEGEKSATARTARAILQGRKYGLGCVVVTQRTANVTKSILNQCNNIFALRTYDTTGIGFLETYLGDDYAGLLSTLEERHAVAYGNALASESPLIIKLNDREDFITELKKQDCVLEIRSKYNVAKRVPVEPESDSDQDSDEFEDDIPF, encoded by the coding sequence ATGAGTTTTATCCGCCGACTTATATCCCTGATAATCATCACAGCCCTACTCCTGCTTATCTGCTATGTATTTGAGGGCGGATTACCAAACATATCTGAACGATTAGGCGCATGGTTTATGGTTGCCGCAGCGTACTTGATACTAGCTCTTCTAACTACACCATTTTTTGAACGTCCTGTAGATGTAACTGCCAATTCGATCGCTATTTTACTTTTACTGACACAGATGGAAACTGCCGTGCCTGAATCCTATATTTATGTTTTCAACTATGCCCGGCAGATTTCATTATGGTACGTAATGGGAATCTTGTTTCTATCTGTTATCGCCACCATTACAAACCGTAACGGAAACCTTAAGAACCTAAATCGAGTAGTTTACCGATTATCAATCAGGCTGGGCTCTGCTAGTCTTTTATATGTTTTAGCAATGTTCTTTGCACTTGCACCTTTATACTTCTCGAATCTGGGGTATGCGCTTAGTATCCTTGGGCTTTGGGTCCTAATATGCTTTGCTTCACCCATCGAACAAATCGTAGATATTGTTACTGAGTTAATAGGAAGAAATCGCACGATCCATCGTGCTTTAATGGAGCCAATTGGAGAAGTCAGACTGTTCCACAATCCGGGCATTGCAATCGCCAGGATCTCCGACTCACAATTTCTCAATCCAGGCGACAGCCTTGTTGTCACTGATTCTAAAGGCTGTGCTTGGGAGGGCATACCTTTGGCTACCGCTGATCTCACAACAGAGAGGTGGATCTATATCCTTATACAAGATGCTATCTCGACTCCTACGAATGAGAGTCTACTTGGTGAATCGATATATAAGGGGTGGATGAAACGAGACACGATTACAAAGGAAAGTTTACTTGGATTTGTGATAGACCAAAGCAATTTGGAAGCAGTCAAGTTTCATCATACAGGTAGTATTGATTCGGTGAGTGATGGCTTGATGATCGAAGCTGAAGTAGGAAGTTCTCGAATACTATACCAGGTCACCGGAGCAGAGACTTCATATGATCAGCTTGATGACAAATCAACTCTTGGGTTTACCAAGGTTACCGCGCGTAAAATTGGAGAATGGTTCGAAAAAGAACAGCGATTTAGAATGAGGAAATGGCTTCCCTCCATGTACAGTCCGGTTTATCGATGGGACGATAAATCAGGCGAGTTTCAGTTCAACAGCATTGGCTATGTTCCCAATACAAGTTTTTATATATCTGCAGATCCCCTTCGCCTTGTTACTCATAACACTGCAGTTCTTGGTATCTTAGGAAGCGGAAAGAGTTTTCTAACTTTTGAGTTGATATCCAGAATGATTATTGCCGGAATTAAGGTAATCTGTTTTGACATCACGAATCAGTATGCAGGATATCTATCTGATTTCTACGCTCCTGACATAGACGATGCAACTGACCAATCTATACAAGACCAAACCAGTAGAGTTAACACAAATGTGGAGAGAACGGTCGAGGACGGAGGCGGGACAAAGACTTTTATTCGCGCGGTTAAAGAACATGTTGAAGAATTCTTACAATCTGAGCGTTGTTTACGAATTGTAAACCCCGAGTTCTTTGAAGTCATGAAACAAGATTCAAGGCCATTTAACGATGAAGCAAGTTTTGTATCAATGAGTGCCCCGGAGGTTGTCTCTGTCTTTACAGAGTCAGTTCTGGGTTGTATCAATACTGAAATGACAGATCGGGCTAAGGTCTGTGTCATATTCGAGGAGGCACATTCATTGATCCCCGAGTTCCACTCCATAGCTCAAGAGGGGGAAAAGTCCGCAACTGCCAGAACTGCAAGAGCAATTCTTCAGGGACGGAAGTACGGATTAGGTTGTGTGGTAGTAACGCAAAGAACAGCAAATGTAACAAAGAGCATTCTGAACCAGTGCAACAATATATTTGCTCTGAGAACTTATGATACGACGGGTATAGGATTCCTTGAAACATATTTAGGAGATGATTACGCAGGGCTACTGTCAACCCTTGAGGAGAGACATGCTGTTGCGTATGGGAATGCACTGGCATCTGAGTCCCCCTTGATTATCAAGCTAAATGATAGAGAGGACTTCATCACTGAACTTAAGAAGCAGGACTGTGTTTTAGAGATACGGAGTAAATATAATGTCGCTAAACGAGTACCAGTTGAACCCGAGAGTGATTCTGATCAAGATTCTGACGAGTTTGAAGATGATATTCCATTCTAA
- a CDS encoding class I SAM-dependent DNA methyltransferase, producing the protein MITGEIKNQISQIWNAFWAGGIANPMEVIEQMTYLLFIKRLDELHTAREKKANRLGRDIENPIFPEGINPGSKRERSYDSLRWTKFKNLDANTMYEVVSEEVFPFIKSMGDADSTYSAHMKDARFTIPTPGLLAKVVDMLDAIPMEDRDTKGDLYEFMLGKIATAGQNGQFRTPRHIIKMMVEMTAPQPRDSICDPACGTAGFLVAAAEYLRDHNPEIFSDADAMRRFNRETFNGFDFDSTMLRIGSMNMLLHGIENPDIQNRDSLSQSHAAIEEQFTLILANPPFAGSLDYESCAKDLQMIVKTRKTELLFVALFLRLLKPGGRAAVIVPDGVLFGSSKAHKALRQIIVENQKLDAVISMPSGVFRPYAGVSTAVLLFTKTNSGGTDTVWFYDMKADGLSLDDKRSPLDGEKHENNNIPDIITRWKNRKKEADRKRTDQSFLVPKDEIADNGYDLSVNRYKEIVYDEVEYDPPQKILADLKALEAEIQQGMDELEGMLR; encoded by the coding sequence ATGATCACCGGAGAAATTAAGAACCAAATCAGTCAAATATGGAACGCCTTCTGGGCTGGCGGAATCGCGAACCCCATGGAAGTTATCGAGCAGATGACCTATCTGCTGTTCATTAAGCGTCTGGATGAGCTTCATACAGCGCGGGAGAAGAAGGCCAACCGCCTCGGGCGGGATATTGAGAATCCCATCTTCCCGGAGGGGATCAATCCTGGCTCCAAGAGGGAGCGTTCCTATGACAGCTTGCGGTGGACCAAGTTCAAGAATCTCGACGCCAATACCATGTACGAGGTGGTCTCCGAAGAGGTCTTCCCCTTCATCAAGTCCATGGGGGATGCCGACTCAACCTATTCGGCTCACATGAAGGATGCAAGGTTCACTATTCCGACGCCGGGACTTCTGGCCAAGGTGGTGGATATGCTGGATGCCATCCCCATGGAGGATCGTGATACCAAGGGCGACCTCTATGAGTTCATGCTCGGAAAGATCGCCACCGCCGGGCAGAATGGTCAGTTCCGCACCCCCCGGCATATTATCAAGATGATGGTGGAGATGACCGCTCCCCAGCCCCGGGATAGTATCTGTGATCCGGCCTGCGGTACGGCGGGCTTTCTGGTGGCGGCGGCGGAATACCTGCGGGATCATAACCCCGAGATCTTCTCTGATGCCGATGCCATGCGCCGGTTCAACCGGGAGACCTTCAACGGATTCGACTTCGATTCCACCATGCTGCGGATCGGGTCGATGAACATGCTCCTTCACGGCATCGAGAATCCAGACATCCAGAACCGGGATTCCCTGTCCCAGAGTCATGCGGCAATTGAAGAGCAGTTTACCCTGATCCTGGCCAATCCCCCCTTTGCCGGATCCCTCGACTATGAGAGCTGTGCCAAGGACCTGCAGATGATCGTGAAAACCAGGAAGACCGAGCTGCTCTTTGTGGCTCTCTTCCTGCGCCTGCTGAAACCCGGCGGCCGGGCGGCGGTTATCGTTCCCGATGGAGTCCTCTTCGGATCATCCAAGGCCCATAAGGCACTAAGGCAGATTATCGTTGAGAACCAGAAGCTGGATGCGGTGATCTCCATGCCTTCCGGGGTCTTCCGACCCTACGCCGGAGTTTCCACCGCTGTGCTGCTCTTTACCAAGACCAACTCCGGGGGAACCGATACGGTCTGGTTCTACGACATGAAGGCTGATGGCCTCTCCCTGGACGATAAGCGGAGCCCCCTGGACGGGGAGAAGCATGAGAACAACAACATCCCCGACATTATCACCCGGTGGAAGAATCGGAAGAAAGAGGCAGACCGGAAGCGCACCGATCAGTCCTTCCTGGTACCCAAGGATGAGATAGCCGATAACGGGTACGACCTGTCCGTTAACCGGTATAAAGAGATCGTCTACGATGAGGTGGAGTATGATCCTCCTCAGAAGATTCTGGCGGATCTGAAGGCTCTGGAGGCAGAGATTCAGCAGGGGATGGATGAGCTTGAAGGGATGTTGAGGTGA
- a CDS encoding restriction endonuclease subunit S, whose protein sequence is MNWKVTQLSNIADIERKSISPDNIVNGTFYVGLEHISSAGNFVDVSDVSNGDLASNKFVFDEKHVLFGKLRPYLNKIARPNFSGICSTDILPIRPRKELDRSFLYYWLRTPEMVGLSTNRSSGANLPRLSPKELAKFPIPLPPFPEQKRIAAILDQADALREK, encoded by the coding sequence GTGAACTGGAAAGTAACCCAATTGAGTAATATTGCTGATATTGAACGGAAATCAATATCCCCAGATAATATTGTAAACGGTACTTTTTACGTAGGCTTAGAGCACATAAGCAGTGCTGGCAACTTTGTTGATGTTTCTGATGTCAGCAATGGAGATTTGGCAAGTAATAAATTTGTGTTCGATGAGAAACATGTTCTATTTGGAAAACTTCGCCCATATCTTAATAAAATCGCCCGACCTAATTTCTCTGGGATATGTAGCACTGATATTCTTCCGATTAGACCGAGAAAAGAACTTGACCGGTCTTTCCTGTACTATTGGCTGAGAACTCCTGAAATGGTCGGTCTATCAACAAATAGGTCCTCTGGTGCTAATCTTCCAAGATTATCTCCAAAAGAACTGGCTAAGTTTCCTATCCCCCTCCCTCCCTTTCCGGAGCAAAAGCGAATCGCCGCCATCCTGGATCAGGCCGATGCCTTGCGGGAGAAGTGA
- a CDS encoding IS3 family transposase: MIDPNHPELSIAQQCRTLEVTRSSYYRKGRDMRTETDLEDLTVILEYHKKVPFYGYRKVSRVLLPEHPHLTRKRVRRLMKRFGLRALYPGPNLSKARNDHKKYPYLLRGKQIRHPNQVWASDITYIGLPQGHVYLVAIVDLYSRKVLSWRLSNSMDPSFCVAALQEAIETYGVPAIFNTDQGSQFTSRAYLSVLEEHQVEISMDGVGRAPDNVYVERLWRSLKYEDIYLRSYESMVELHHGIEHYFTFYNTERLHQSLEYRTPEEMHQSFATENPLPLAA, translated from the coding sequence ATGATTGATCCGAACCATCCCGAGCTGAGCATAGCGCAGCAGTGTCGTACTCTTGAGGTCACTCGGAGCTCCTACTACCGCAAAGGCCGAGATATGCGAACAGAGACGGATCTGGAGGATCTCACAGTCATTCTGGAGTATCACAAGAAGGTCCCCTTTTACGGCTATCGCAAAGTATCACGAGTGCTGTTACCCGAGCATCCTCACCTGACCAGAAAACGAGTCAGGCGGCTGATGAAGCGTTTTGGACTGCGGGCATTATATCCTGGGCCAAATCTGAGCAAGGCACGCAACGATCACAAGAAATATCCGTATTTGTTGCGCGGTAAGCAAATACGGCATCCCAATCAGGTTTGGGCCAGTGATATCACCTATATTGGTCTTCCGCAGGGGCACGTCTATCTGGTGGCTATAGTGGATCTGTACTCTCGTAAGGTCTTGAGCTGGCGGCTTTCGAATAGCATGGATCCGTCATTCTGTGTTGCCGCGCTGCAGGAGGCGATCGAGACCTATGGGGTCCCGGCGATCTTTAACACGGATCAGGGTAGCCAGTTCACAAGCAGGGCCTACCTGTCGGTGTTGGAAGAACACCAGGTGGAGATCAGCATGGACGGGGTTGGCCGCGCACCGGACAATGTGTATGTCGAACGACTGTGGCGCTCATTGAAATATGAGGATATCTACCTGCGGTCATATGAGAGCATGGTGGAATTACATCATGGGATTGAACACTACTTCACGTTCTACAACACCGAACGGCTACACCAGTCGCTGGAGTACAGGACACCGGAAGAGATGCATCAATCATTCGCTACGGAGAACCCGCTGCCGTTGGCAGCGTAG
- a CDS encoding transposase → MRKSYNTAFKSKVALEAIKEQETIQQIALKYDVHPNQVSQWKKQLPDNLPATFERPNKKREEERRLEQERDQLLRTVGELTVVNEFLKKKHREYYGKDPE, encoded by the coding sequence ATGAGGAAGAGCTACAACACCGCATTCAAATCGAAAGTGGCACTTGAGGCTATCAAGGAGCAGGAGACCATACAGCAGATTGCACTTAAATACGATGTGCATCCGAACCAGGTATCGCAGTGGAAAAAGCAGCTGCCGGACAATCTTCCTGCGACTTTCGAGCGTCCTAATAAGAAGCGAGAAGAGGAGCGCAGGCTTGAGCAGGAGCGCGACCAACTGCTGCGAACTGTTGGAGAACTGACAGTTGTGAACGAATTCCTCAAAAAAAAACACCGCGAGTATTACGGGAAAGATCCGGAATGA
- a CDS encoding restriction endonuclease subunit S, which translates to MFGDPVTNPKGWDVYKIKEFAEVRIGPFGSLLHKHDYIANGIPLINPSHIIGGKIAPDSLFTISEERAKSLQNYRLQYGDIVLGRRGEIGRCAVVRKGHHGYLCGTGSMFIRPTEVADADFIQKTISSPSVAYNLESNAKGITMKNLNSSIVEEFELPLPDIKAQTHFSSIKHRIEKEIDTQKEMLSILDTLFSSLQQRAFRGEL; encoded by the coding sequence ATGTTTGGTGATCCGGTGACGAATCCGAAGGGGTGGGATGTTTATAAAATAAAAGAGTTTGCGGAGGTGAGAATTGGACCTTTCGGTAGTCTTCTTCACAAACATGACTATATTGCGAACGGTATACCACTAATAAATCCAAGTCACATCATCGGAGGAAAAATTGCCCCCGATTCATTATTTACTATATCAGAAGAGAGAGCAAAATCACTTCAGAATTATCGCCTTCAGTATGGGGATATTGTACTTGGAAGAAGGGGTGAGATCGGTCGTTGTGCCGTGGTAAGGAAAGGTCATCATGGCTATTTATGTGGTACAGGAAGTATGTTTATCAGGCCGACCGAGGTAGCTGATGCTGATTTCATACAGAAGACCATATCAAGTCCTTCGGTAGCATATAATCTCGAATCCAATGCGAAGGGTATAACTATGAAGAATCTTAATTCTTCAATAGTGGAGGAGTTTGAATTACCTTTACCTGACATCAAAGCACAAACACATTTCTCATCCATAAAACATAGAATTGAAAAAGAGATTGATACTCAAAAGGAGATGCTATCAATCTTGGACACTCTCTTCTCCTCCCTCCAACAACGAGCCTTCCGAGGTGAACTATAA
- a CDS encoding type II toxin-antitoxin system RelE/ParE family toxin, producing the protein MKFHFINRHLKTLYETGRSKKYPLQKQVIHSFFQVMAAVDAAVDIHDLQQRPSFNFKRMKGTESRFSLRINRKYRLEVEIDWENEEKTIGILRIDEISTHYQ; encoded by the coding sequence GTGAAGTTTCATTTCATCAATCGGCACCTTAAGACGCTTTACGAAACTGGGAGATCAAAGAAATATCCCCTGCAAAAGCAGGTCATTCACAGCTTCTTTCAAGTCATGGCTGCCGTTGATGCAGCCGTGGACATTCATGACCTCCAGCAGCGTCCATCCTTTAATTTTAAGCGTATGAAGGGGACAGAGAGCCGTTTTTCTCTCCGCATCAACAGAAAATACCGACTGGAAGTAGAGATAGACTGGGAGAATGAGGAGAAAACCATCGGGATTCTCAGGATTGATGAAATCAGCACACACTACCAATAG
- a CDS encoding helix-turn-helix domain-containing protein — MSTDNTAKPFLNISAGDMIKRELDYLGWTQEDLAQVTDISRKTLSSIMNAKQKLLFEHAVKLSEALGGSPESWMNIDARYWLNQNDPGEGLSQTERKARIRRYVPVLEIHRKGWYKGGKSADDYEATYRKIWGEEDPAITFDVYDNYRENEKYCARRSKSDEEYTLNYSITWYRIAKRRCEEITVPPYNREKLADTAENLLAYTTRKEGIAEVIRDLNQGGVKFLLQPHLSKTYLDGASFFSDGNPVIVYTARYNRVDNFWFTLAHEMAHLLLHFKESIEGFFLDDLMDRTEKSKLEKEADEKAEEILHVKEILMRAEPHRNYFTEGTLESIAAEIGVDLSLLLGILQYHGFVDYRRLNKYKKPVMELLPEGV, encoded by the coding sequence ATGAGCACCGACAATACGGCTAAACCGTTTCTCAACATTAGTGCCGGGGATATGATAAAACGCGAACTGGATTACCTTGGATGGACCCAGGAAGATCTTGCCCAGGTAACCGACATCTCCCGAAAGACCCTCAGCAGCATCATGAACGCCAAACAGAAGCTCCTCTTCGAACATGCGGTGAAGCTGAGCGAAGCCCTGGGAGGGAGTCCCGAATCTTGGATGAATATCGATGCCCGTTACTGGCTCAACCAGAACGATCCGGGGGAAGGGCTTAGCCAGACCGAGAGGAAAGCCCGGATCAGGAGGTACGTTCCGGTTCTGGAGATCCACCGAAAGGGCTGGTACAAGGGAGGGAAAAGCGCCGATGACTATGAGGCAACCTACCGCAAAATCTGGGGAGAAGAAGATCCGGCCATCACCTTTGATGTATACGATAACTACCGGGAAAATGAAAAGTACTGCGCCCGCCGTTCCAAATCGGACGAAGAGTATACCCTCAACTACAGCATCACCTGGTACCGGATCGCCAAAAGGCGATGTGAGGAAATCACCGTGCCCCCTTACAATCGGGAAAAACTTGCAGACACTGCCGAGAATCTCCTGGCTTACACCACAAGAAAAGAGGGCATCGCCGAAGTGATCAGGGATCTGAACCAAGGGGGCGTCAAATTCCTTCTCCAACCCCATCTCTCGAAAACCTATCTTGACGGCGCCTCCTTCTTCTCCGACGGGAACCCGGTAATCGTCTATACCGCCCGTTATAACCGAGTCGACAACTTCTGGTTCACCCTGGCCCATGAGATGGCCCATCTACTGCTCCACTTCAAAGAGAGCATCGAAGGCTTTTTCCTTGATGATCTGATGGACCGAACGGAGAAATCGAAACTGGAAAAGGAAGCCGATGAAAAAGCTGAGGAGATCCTCCACGTAAAGGAAATCCTTATGCGTGCAGAGCCCCATCGCAATTACTTTACTGAAGGAACGCTTGAGAGCATCGCCGCCGAAATCGGTGTCGACCTCTCCCTGCTTCTGGGGATTCTGCAGTACCACGGCTTTGTGGACTATCGGAGGCTCAACAAGTATAAAAAGCCGGTAATGGAACTCCTTCCGGAAGGGGTGTGA